The Methylacidimicrobium sp. B4 genome contains a region encoding:
- a CDS encoding NAD(P)(+) transhydrogenase (Re/Si-specific) subunit beta, whose translation MEFLLQFCDLVTAFLLIYGLKRMSSPATASSGIVLAGIGMLVVTLASFLYVFGVGGEARAHLPVNLLLAGLALLLGVGWSWWRGERVPLTAMPQMVALYNGMGGAAAAAIAGIELLAHPDVSNVRLAIAIAGGFIGSFSFSGSLIAWAKLEGRLRKPWRPRFLQLGNGLVLLVAVASGTAMPALLPNPDLLLLFFSFSLLFGALITLPIGGADMPVVISLCNACTGIAVGFEGFVLNHPALMIAGTVVGAAGSLLTLLMARAMNRSLGNILFSNFGDAGQEASQVTGQLKPISTEDAAATLCYARKVIFVPGYGLAAAHAQQKLYELAKRLQEEGADVKFAIHPVAGRMPGHMDVLLAEAGVPYEMIVGLEEINEEFPATDVALVVGANDIINPAARTEKGSPIYGMPILDVDKARQVYVIKRGQGKGYAGVENPLFLADNCRMVYGDAQQVLIQMLQSIKELVGQH comes from the coding sequence ATGGAGTTCCTTCTGCAGTTCTGTGACCTGGTCACGGCCTTCCTGCTCATCTACGGGCTCAAGCGGATGTCCTCGCCCGCCACGGCGAGCTCCGGGATCGTGCTTGCGGGAATCGGAATGCTCGTCGTGACGCTGGCAAGCTTCCTCTACGTCTTCGGCGTCGGCGGGGAGGCCCGGGCCCATCTGCCGGTCAACCTTTTACTCGCCGGTCTTGCGCTTCTCCTGGGAGTCGGCTGGTCCTGGTGGCGGGGCGAGCGCGTTCCGCTGACCGCGATGCCGCAGATGGTGGCCCTCTACAACGGGATGGGGGGAGCGGCGGCCGCCGCGATCGCGGGGATCGAGCTGCTCGCACACCCGGACGTGAGCAACGTCCGGCTTGCGATCGCGATCGCCGGGGGCTTCATCGGCTCCTTCTCGTTCTCGGGGTCGCTCATCGCGTGGGCCAAGCTCGAGGGAAGGCTGCGCAAGCCCTGGCGGCCCCGCTTCCTCCAGCTCGGCAACGGGCTCGTGCTTCTGGTGGCGGTCGCCTCGGGCACCGCAATGCCGGCTCTCCTCCCCAATCCGGATCTCCTCCTGCTCTTCTTCAGCTTCTCTCTTCTCTTCGGGGCGCTGATCACGCTCCCCATTGGCGGAGCCGACATGCCGGTCGTCATCTCGCTCTGCAACGCCTGCACGGGGATCGCGGTCGGCTTCGAGGGGTTCGTCCTCAACCATCCGGCGCTCATGATCGCCGGGACGGTCGTGGGAGCGGCGGGCAGCCTGCTGACCCTGCTCATGGCGCGTGCCATGAACCGCTCGCTCGGGAACATCCTCTTCAGCAACTTCGGCGATGCGGGGCAAGAGGCGAGCCAGGTCACCGGCCAGCTCAAGCCGATCAGCACCGAGGATGCAGCGGCGACTCTCTGCTATGCCCGCAAGGTGATCTTTGTTCCGGGCTACGGGCTGGCCGCCGCCCACGCCCAGCAGAAGCTCTACGAGCTGGCCAAGCGGCTCCAGGAGGAAGGAGCGGACGTCAAGTTCGCGATCCACCCGGTGGCGGGCCGGATGCCGGGCCACATGGACGTGCTGCTGGCCGAAGCGGGGGTCCCCTACGAGATGATCGTCGGCCTCGAGGAGATCAACGAGGAGTTTCCCGCGACCGACGTGGCTCTGGTGGTGGGGGCCAACGACATCATCAATCCCGCGGCCCGGACCGAGAAGGGCTCGCCGATCTATGGGATGCCGATCCTCGACGTCGACAAGGCCCGTCAGGTCTACGTGATCAAGCGCGGCCAGGGGAAGGGCTACGCGGGGGTCGAGAACCCGCTCTTTCTGGCCGACAACTGCCGGATGGTCTACGGAGACGCCCAGCAGGTGCTCATCCAGATGCTCCAGTCGATCAAGGAGCTGGTCGGCCAGCACTGA
- the nifJ gene encoding pyruvate:ferredoxin (flavodoxin) oxidoreductase — MTARTARTRRTMDGNTAAADVAYRTSEVCAIYPITPSSTMAELADQWAAEGRKNLWGSVPVVQEMQSEGGAAGTVHGALQGGALTTTFTASQGLLLMIPNMFKIAGELTPTVFHVAARSVATHALSIFGDHSDVMAVRMTGFALLGSASVQEAQDSALIALAASLESRVPFLHFFDGFRTSHEVNTLEPLADEPLRALIPDELIRAHRSRALNPEHPCIRGTAHNPDTFFQAREAASPFYAALPGILRSVLDRFAEQTGRRYRLFEYDGPEDAERVIVLMGSASETARETAAALRRQGEKVGVLQVRLFRPFAVDDFLSSLPPSCRALAVLERTKEPGAPGEPLFLDVLGSLAEAYSQGKRPHLPRVIGGRYGLSSKDFTPAMAKAVFDELRSPAPKSRFTVGITDDLSQSSLEVDPGYSIEPGSVVRALFYGLGGDGTVGANKHSIQIIAEEAGLHAQGYFVYDSHKSGALTVSHLRFGPEPIHSPYLVSSARVVACHWFPFLERVDILCSAAPGAVFLLNSPYGPEAVWDHLPRSVQRQILEKRLRLHVIDASRIAREAGLKGRTNTVLQTAFFALAGILPREAAVEQVRQSIRRAYGSKGEKVVAENLQAVDHALANLHEVVVPEEATSAFDRRPLVPAEAPEFVRLVTGPMLAGRGDEIPVSLFPADGTYPSGTAALEKRNVADFVPVWEPTICVQCGQCGFVCPHSVIRVKYYDEARLDGSPRSFPSAPINLRGYPGVRFTLQVYVEDCTGCGLCVDVCPAYSPSRPGLKAIHMEAKQPILEGERESIAFFERLPVNDRSEVDFSSVRGVQFLEPLFEFSGACAGCGETPYLKLLSQLFGDRLLIANATGCSSIYGGNLPVTPWAKNGEGRGPAWSNSLFEDNAEFGLGFRLAADQLRGRAEGLLRGLASSVGEELTQEILSAPQLRESEIRAQRQRLEALRSRLAPLAPASPQARELLSVMDHLVRRSIWLVGGDGWAYDIGFGGLDHVLATGRNLNVLVLDTEVYSNTGGQASKATPLGAVAKFAAAGKRVPRKDLVLQAIAYGNVYVAQVAMGANPQQTLLAFREAEAYEGPSLILAYSHCIAHGIEMERGLRQQDAAVACGYWPLLRFNPAMRAIGENPFRLDSPRPTLPFRQYAYPELRYRALAMSRPAEAEELANRAQSLILEKYGIYEQLAGFREGKAPVPARAPAPVASEETR; from the coding sequence ATGACCGCGCGAACCGCGAGGACGCGGCGGACGATGGACGGCAACACGGCCGCCGCCGATGTCGCCTACCGGACGAGCGAGGTCTGCGCGATCTACCCGATCACCCCGTCCTCGACGATGGCGGAGCTCGCCGACCAGTGGGCGGCCGAGGGACGCAAGAACCTCTGGGGGAGTGTTCCGGTCGTCCAGGAGATGCAGAGCGAAGGGGGGGCGGCGGGGACCGTCCACGGAGCCCTCCAAGGCGGAGCACTGACGACCACCTTCACCGCCTCCCAAGGCCTCCTCCTCATGATCCCGAACATGTTCAAGATCGCGGGCGAGCTCACCCCGACGGTCTTCCACGTCGCGGCGCGGTCGGTCGCCACCCATGCGCTTTCGATCTTCGGCGACCACTCCGATGTGATGGCGGTGCGCATGACGGGCTTTGCGCTCCTCGGCTCGGCCTCCGTCCAGGAAGCTCAGGACAGCGCCCTGATCGCCCTGGCGGCCTCCCTCGAAAGCCGGGTGCCCTTCCTCCACTTCTTCGACGGCTTTCGCACCTCGCACGAGGTGAACACCCTCGAGCCGCTGGCCGACGAGCCGCTCCGGGCGCTGATCCCAGACGAGCTCATCCGCGCGCACCGGAGCCGGGCGCTCAATCCGGAGCATCCGTGCATCCGGGGCACCGCCCATAACCCCGATACCTTCTTCCAGGCCCGGGAGGCGGCGAGCCCCTTCTACGCCGCCCTGCCCGGAATCCTCCGTTCGGTCCTCGACCGCTTCGCCGAGCAGACCGGCCGCCGCTACCGCCTCTTCGAGTATGACGGCCCGGAGGACGCCGAGCGCGTGATCGTCCTGATGGGCTCGGCCTCGGAAACCGCCCGGGAGACCGCCGCCGCCCTCCGCCGGCAAGGAGAGAAGGTGGGCGTCCTCCAGGTTCGCCTCTTCCGCCCCTTTGCCGTTGACGACTTCCTTTCCTCGCTCCCGCCGAGCTGCCGGGCCCTTGCGGTGCTCGAGCGGACGAAGGAGCCCGGGGCACCGGGGGAGCCGCTCTTCCTCGATGTGCTGGGAAGCCTCGCGGAAGCCTATTCCCAAGGGAAGCGGCCTCACCTCCCCCGGGTCATCGGCGGCCGCTATGGCCTCTCCTCGAAGGATTTCACCCCCGCGATGGCGAAGGCGGTCTTCGACGAGCTCCGGAGCCCCGCGCCCAAGAGCCGTTTTACCGTCGGCATTACCGATGACCTTTCCCAATCGAGCCTCGAGGTCGACCCCGGCTACTCGATCGAGCCGGGCTCGGTCGTTCGCGCTCTCTTCTACGGCCTGGGCGGCGACGGAACGGTCGGGGCCAACAAGCATTCGATCCAGATCATCGCCGAGGAGGCCGGCCTCCATGCCCAGGGCTACTTCGTCTACGACTCCCACAAGTCGGGGGCGCTGACGGTCTCCCACCTCCGGTTCGGGCCCGAGCCGATCCATTCCCCCTACCTGGTCTCCTCGGCGAGGGTGGTGGCCTGCCACTGGTTCCCCTTCCTCGAGCGGGTCGACATCCTCTGCTCGGCGGCTCCGGGGGCGGTCTTCCTCCTCAACAGCCCTTACGGGCCGGAAGCGGTCTGGGATCATCTTCCCCGCTCGGTCCAGCGGCAGATCCTGGAGAAGCGGCTCCGCCTCCATGTGATCGATGCCTCCCGGATCGCCCGGGAGGCGGGCCTCAAGGGGAGGACCAACACGGTCCTTCAGACCGCCTTCTTTGCCCTCGCGGGCATCCTCCCGCGCGAGGCGGCGGTGGAGCAGGTCCGTCAATCGATCCGGCGGGCCTACGGCAGCAAGGGGGAAAAGGTCGTCGCCGAGAACCTCCAGGCGGTCGACCATGCGCTTGCCAACCTCCACGAGGTGGTCGTTCCCGAGGAGGCGACGAGCGCCTTCGATCGGCGGCCTCTGGTGCCGGCAGAAGCCCCCGAGTTCGTCAGGCTCGTGACGGGCCCGATGCTGGCCGGGCGGGGGGATGAGATCCCCGTCAGCCTCTTTCCCGCGGACGGAACCTATCCTTCGGGGACCGCCGCCTTGGAAAAGCGGAACGTGGCCGACTTCGTGCCGGTCTGGGAGCCCACGATCTGCGTCCAGTGCGGCCAGTGCGGCTTCGTCTGCCCCCACAGCGTCATCCGGGTCAAGTATTATGACGAAGCCCGGCTCGACGGGAGCCCCCGCTCCTTCCCTTCCGCCCCGATCAACCTCCGGGGATACCCCGGGGTCCGTTTCACCCTCCAGGTCTACGTCGAGGACTGCACCGGCTGCGGGCTCTGCGTCGATGTCTGCCCCGCCTATAGCCCGAGCAGGCCGGGGCTCAAGGCGATCCACATGGAGGCCAAGCAGCCAATCCTGGAGGGCGAGCGCGAGAGCATCGCCTTCTTCGAGCGGCTCCCGGTCAACGATCGCTCCGAGGTCGACTTCTCGAGCGTGCGCGGAGTCCAGTTCCTGGAGCCCCTCTTCGAGTTTTCCGGCGCTTGCGCCGGCTGCGGGGAGACCCCCTACCTCAAGCTCCTCTCCCAGCTCTTCGGAGACCGGCTCCTGATTGCGAATGCGACCGGCTGCTCCTCGATCTACGGGGGAAACCTTCCCGTCACCCCGTGGGCCAAGAACGGCGAGGGGAGGGGACCCGCCTGGTCGAACTCCCTCTTCGAGGACAACGCCGAGTTCGGCCTCGGATTCCGGCTGGCGGCCGACCAGCTCCGGGGCCGGGCCGAAGGGCTGCTCCGCGGACTGGCGAGCTCGGTTGGCGAGGAGTTGACCCAGGAGATCCTCTCGGCTCCGCAGCTCCGGGAATCGGAGATCCGCGCTCAGCGCCAGCGGCTCGAAGCTCTCCGCAGCAGGCTTGCACCGCTGGCCCCGGCGAGCCCCCAGGCCCGCGAGCTCCTCTCGGTGATGGATCACCTGGTCCGCCGCTCCATCTGGCTCGTCGGCGGGGATGGCTGGGCCTACGACATCGGCTTCGGGGGCCTCGACCATGTGCTCGCCACCGGCCGGAACCTCAACGTGCTCGTCCTCGATACCGAGGTCTATTCCAACACGGGGGGCCAGGCCTCCAAGGCGACTCCGCTCGGAGCGGTGGCCAAGTTCGCCGCCGCGGGAAAGCGGGTGCCCCGGAAGGACCTGGTCCTGCAGGCGATCGCCTACGGCAACGTCTATGTGGCCCAGGTGGCGATGGGGGCCAACCCGCAGCAGACGCTCCTCGCCTTCCGGGAAGCCGAGGCCTACGAGGGTCCCTCGCTGATCCTCGCCTACAGCCACTGCATCGCCCACGGGATCGAGATGGAGCGGGGATTGCGCCAGCAGGATGCCGCAGTCGCCTGCGGCTACTGGCCCCTCCTTCGCTTCAATCCCGCGATGCGCGCGATCGGCGAAAACCCCTTCCGCCTCGACTCTCCGCGGCCGACGCTCCCCTTTCGGCAGTACGCTTACCCGGAGCTCCGCTACCGGGCGCTCGCGATGAGCCGTCCCGCCGAGGCGGAAGAGCTGGCGAACCGCGCCCAGTCCCTCATCCTCGAGAAATACGGGATCTACGAGCAGCTCGCCGGCTTCCGGGAAGGGAAAGCCCCAGTTCCCGCACGCGCCCCGGCCCCCGTCGCCTCGGAGGAGACCCGATGA
- a CDS encoding NAD(P) transhydrogenase subunit alpha, whose amino-acid sequence MDGPTALTGFLAIYLFLLAAFAGYEVISRVPAILHTPLMSGSNFIHGIVVVGALYALLHATTLAEQAIGFLGVLFGAANAAGGYVVTVRMLRMFHSGKAAKGQPERKR is encoded by the coding sequence ATGGATGGACCAACCGCGCTCACCGGGTTTCTGGCGATCTACCTCTTCCTCCTGGCCGCCTTTGCCGGCTACGAGGTGATTTCACGGGTGCCCGCGATCCTCCACACCCCGCTCATGTCGGGCTCCAACTTCATCCACGGCATCGTGGTCGTGGGAGCGCTCTACGCGCTGCTCCACGCAACGACCCTCGCGGAGCAGGCGATCGGCTTCCTCGGGGTGCTCTTCGGGGCGGCGAACGCCGCCGGAGGATACGTGGTCACCGTCCGGATGCTCCGGATGTTCCATTCCGGAAAGGCGGCGAAAGGCCAGCCGGAGCGAAAGAGGTAG
- a CDS encoding DoxX family protein, whose product MNPFSGILSTRRSLGPLLLRLGLAIVFFPHGAQNVLGWFGGKGLSGSTAFLHQALHVPMVYAQAAVWTQLLAPLALALGCFTRLAAFALGGTMAVAALLVHLPYGFFMNWFGTQAGEGFEFHILAISGCLCLLFTGGGSLSLDHRVSGEL is encoded by the coding sequence ATGAACCCATTTTCCGGCATTCTCTCGACCCGGCGCTCGCTGGGTCCCTTGCTTCTCCGCTTGGGCCTGGCAATCGTCTTTTTCCCCCATGGGGCGCAGAACGTCCTCGGCTGGTTCGGGGGCAAGGGGCTCTCGGGCAGCACGGCCTTCCTCCATCAGGCTCTCCATGTTCCCATGGTCTACGCCCAGGCCGCGGTCTGGACCCAGCTCTTGGCGCCGCTTGCGCTCGCTCTAGGGTGCTTCACCCGGCTCGCCGCGTTCGCCCTCGGAGGGACGATGGCGGTGGCCGCCCTCCTCGTTCATCTCCCGTACGGATTCTTCATGAACTGGTTCGGGACCCAGGCCGGAGAGGGGTTCGAGTTCCATATCCTGGCGATCTCGGGCTGCCTCTGCCTGCTCTTTACCGGGGGAGGCTCCCTCTCCCTCGACCACCGCGTCTCAGGCGAGCTCTGA
- a CDS encoding NAD(P)-binding protein, whose product MISKHGDMTPVVDLTREKGTGPIRTRRPLYVDLLPPCRAACPAGEDIQGWLALAQAGNYRQAWELLVQENPLPAVHGRVCYHPCESHCNRGDYDAPVSIHAVERFLGDLASAEGWPFPPSAAPTGKRVLVVGAGPCGLSASYHLARLGHAVEVHEAGPLAGGMMHFGIPAYRLPRAVLAKEVERVERMGVRFVLGHKVEDLLSEKEAGGFDAVLVAIGAQVGKHVEIPARDAARVLDAVSLLHQVAGEERPLLGRRVVIYGGGNVAMDAARTAKRLGAEEALIVYRRDRAHMPAHAFEADEALSEGIRIRWLTTIREIAGEELVVERMELGPDGRPRPTGHYDTLRADAVVLAIGQETDSRFLRRVPGIAFGKDGAVIVDQNQMSGYPGIFAGGDAVPGDQTVTVAVGQGKRAARSIDGWLRGSGYAEPAPPPGVSFAMLHLPVYRDVAPGQQPELPLAARTSDFAEVVAGLSELQARREAERCFSCGICFECDNCFAACPEEAILKLGPGLRYRFLYEKCTGCAVCFEQCPCHAIEMVPEPGPAGGRA is encoded by the coding sequence ATGATATCGAAGCATGGCGACATGACGCCGGTTGTCGATCTGACCCGCGAAAAGGGTACGGGCCCCATTCGGACGCGCCGCCCGCTCTACGTCGATCTTCTGCCCCCTTGCCGAGCCGCCTGCCCCGCTGGAGAGGACATCCAGGGCTGGCTTGCGCTGGCTCAGGCCGGGAACTATCGGCAAGCCTGGGAGCTCCTCGTCCAGGAGAACCCTCTTCCCGCCGTTCACGGGCGGGTCTGCTACCACCCTTGCGAGAGCCATTGCAATCGGGGTGACTACGACGCCCCGGTCTCGATTCACGCGGTCGAGCGCTTCCTCGGGGATCTCGCTTCCGCCGAGGGCTGGCCCTTTCCGCCATCCGCCGCACCGACCGGAAAGCGGGTGCTGGTCGTCGGAGCGGGCCCCTGTGGGCTCTCGGCCTCCTACCATCTCGCCCGCCTCGGCCATGCGGTCGAAGTCCACGAGGCGGGCCCCTTGGCCGGAGGGATGATGCACTTCGGGATCCCCGCCTACCGGCTTCCCCGCGCGGTTCTGGCCAAGGAAGTCGAGCGGGTCGAGCGGATGGGGGTCCGCTTCGTCTTGGGTCACAAGGTCGAGGACCTCCTCTCTGAAAAGGAAGCGGGCGGTTTCGACGCGGTCCTGGTCGCCATCGGCGCCCAGGTCGGCAAGCATGTCGAGATCCCCGCCCGTGATGCGGCGCGCGTGCTCGATGCGGTCTCCCTGCTGCACCAAGTAGCCGGAGAGGAGCGTCCCTTGCTCGGACGGCGGGTCGTGATCTACGGCGGGGGCAATGTGGCCATGGATGCGGCGCGGACGGCCAAGCGGCTGGGGGCCGAAGAGGCGCTCATCGTCTACCGGCGGGACCGCGCCCATATGCCGGCCCACGCCTTCGAGGCCGACGAGGCTCTTTCCGAAGGGATCCGAATCCGGTGGCTCACGACGATCCGGGAGATCGCGGGTGAGGAGCTCGTCGTCGAGCGGATGGAGCTCGGGCCCGACGGCCGGCCCCGGCCGACCGGCCACTACGACACGTTGCGGGCCGACGCGGTCGTGCTGGCGATCGGGCAGGAGACCGACAGCCGCTTCCTCCGGCGGGTTCCCGGGATCGCCTTCGGGAAGGACGGGGCGGTGATCGTGGATCAGAACCAGATGTCCGGATATCCCGGCATCTTCGCCGGGGGCGACGCGGTTCCGGGCGATCAGACCGTTACGGTCGCCGTTGGCCAGGGCAAGAGAGCGGCCCGGTCGATCGACGGCTGGCTGCGCGGGAGCGGGTACGCCGAGCCGGCCCCTCCGCCGGGCGTCTCCTTTGCGATGCTCCATCTTCCGGTCTATCGCGATGTGGCGCCGGGCCAGCAGCCCGAGCTGCCGCTGGCCGCGCGGACGAGCGATTTCGCGGAGGTGGTGGCGGGGCTCTCCGAACTCCAGGCTCGCCGAGAGGCCGAGCGCTGCTTCTCCTGCGGAATCTGCTTCGAGTGCGACAACTGCTTCGCGGCCTGCCCGGAGGAGGCGATCCTCAAGCTGGGCCCGGGCCTGCGCTACCGCTTCCTCTATGAGAAGTGCACGGGCTGTGCGGTCTGCTTCGAGCAGTGTCCCTGCCATGCGATCGAGATGGTCCCCGAGCCCGGGCCTGCGGGAGGCCGGGCATGA
- a CDS encoding NYN domain-containing protein, with translation MNASEATMAVFLDLENVALGAREAACPKFDIQKVLERLLLKGQIVVKKAYCDFERYKEFKRALHEAAFELIEIPHLSQSGKNSADIRMVVDALDLCYTKGHVDTFVIISGDSDFSPLVSKLRENAKTVIGIGVKNSTSDLFLNNCDEFLYYDDLCRNAKEAHAASEPQEKKPRGRGKAAKPTADKALEMVVETLEALVQERGEDERIWGSMIKQAIKRRNPGFNERAYSFRSFNDLLLEAQKRGLLKLQPDEKSGGYLVYPSEEHGS, from the coding sequence ATGAATGCTTCCGAAGCCACGATGGCGGTCTTCCTCGATTTGGAGAACGTCGCGCTGGGCGCCCGAGAGGCGGCCTGTCCCAAGTTCGATATTCAGAAGGTGCTCGAGCGCCTCTTGCTCAAAGGGCAGATCGTGGTCAAGAAGGCCTACTGCGACTTTGAGCGCTACAAGGAGTTCAAGCGGGCTCTGCATGAGGCGGCCTTCGAGCTAATCGAGATCCCGCACTTGAGCCAATCGGGGAAGAACTCGGCCGATATCCGCATGGTGGTGGATGCGCTCGACCTCTGCTACACCAAGGGCCACGTCGACACCTTTGTCATCATCAGTGGCGATTCGGATTTCTCCCCCCTGGTCAGCAAATTGCGGGAAAACGCCAAGACGGTCATTGGGATCGGCGTGAAGAACTCCACCTCCGACCTCTTCCTCAACAACTGCGATGAATTTCTCTATTACGACGATCTCTGTCGCAATGCCAAGGAAGCCCACGCAGCCTCCGAGCCCCAGGAGAAGAAGCCCCGAGGCCGGGGGAAAGCCGCAAAGCCAACAGCCGATAAGGCGTTGGAGATGGTCGTGGAGACGCTGGAAGCCCTGGTGCAAGAGCGAGGCGAGGACGAGCGAATCTGGGGATCGATGATCAAGCAGGCGATCAAGCGCCGCAATCCCGGCTTCAATGAGCGCGCCTACTCCTTTCGGTCCTTTAACGATCTTCTGCTCGAAGCCCAGAAGAGGGGGCTGCTGAAGCTCCAGCCCGATGAAAAATCCGGAGGGTACCTCGTCTATCCCTCCGAAGAGCATGGGTCCTAG
- a CDS encoding class I SAM-dependent methyltransferase: protein MTLPKTPRAVPKDDQSLSRSSLFPLGDYLAGMLTGTIVAGAVRGLVGPGFDMVLAMVLGMALGMAIHLLLGLVLGPLLGMFQTMVPGAWIGMYGGMLFAMRDSMGAGSPTWPGALGVGALFGAIVVAGVHLYDRILRGPVNGPSGESLEKARSSTRSKWDAASRFFDRLTWADDQRFGPEKRRLFARLEGKLLFVGAGTGNDFAYLPSGLSVTAVDISPAMLAQASVKAGRYAGKIDLREADVQHLPFADASFEEALAVCTFCSVPDPLAGLREIYRVLQPGGRFFLFEHVRSRIGPVGILLDGMTPLSRLVGPALNRETVGTVRTAGFSLLAEENVYLDIVKWIEAEKPREGSGAPSTSERERHLASPSAGIEASPSSSAVA, encoded by the coding sequence TTGACTCTGCCCAAAACGCCCCGCGCCGTGCCGAAGGATGACCAGAGCTTGAGCCGCTCCTCCCTCTTCCCGCTCGGAGATTACCTGGCGGGCATGCTCACCGGGACGATCGTGGCCGGAGCCGTCCGGGGGCTGGTGGGACCCGGCTTCGACATGGTGCTCGCGATGGTGCTCGGCATGGCCCTGGGCATGGCGATCCACCTTTTGCTCGGGCTCGTTCTCGGGCCCCTGCTTGGCATGTTCCAGACCATGGTTCCGGGAGCATGGATCGGAATGTATGGGGGAATGCTCTTTGCCATGCGCGACTCGATGGGAGCCGGCTCCCCAACCTGGCCCGGCGCCCTGGGCGTCGGGGCCCTCTTCGGAGCGATCGTGGTAGCAGGTGTCCATCTCTACGACCGGATCCTGCGTGGGCCCGTCAACGGTCCTTCTGGAGAATCGCTCGAGAAGGCCCGCTCCTCGACGCGAAGCAAGTGGGATGCGGCGAGCCGATTCTTCGACCGGCTCACCTGGGCCGACGACCAGCGCTTCGGCCCGGAGAAGCGCCGGCTCTTCGCGCGACTGGAAGGCAAGCTCCTCTTCGTCGGCGCCGGAACCGGGAATGACTTCGCCTACCTGCCGAGCGGGCTGTCGGTGACGGCGGTGGACATCAGCCCCGCCATGCTCGCCCAGGCTTCGGTCAAGGCGGGCCGCTATGCGGGCAAGATCGATCTGCGCGAAGCCGATGTCCAGCACCTTCCCTTCGCCGATGCCTCCTTCGAGGAGGCGCTGGCCGTCTGCACCTTCTGCTCGGTTCCCGATCCCTTGGCCGGCCTTCGAGAGATCTACCGGGTGCTCCAACCGGGAGGCCGCTTCTTCCTTTTCGAGCATGTGCGAAGCCGGATCGGCCCCGTGGGCATTCTCCTGGACGGGATGACCCCCCTCTCCCGCCTCGTGGGTCCCGCTCTCAATCGGGAGACCGTGGGCACCGTCCGGACGGCGGGCTTTTCCCTGCTCGCGGAGGAGAACGTCTACCTCGACATCGTGAAGTGGATCGAGGCCGAGAAGCCTCGCGAGGGATCCGGTGCCCCCTCGACTTCCGAAAGGGAGAGGCATCTCGCTTCCCCATCCGCGGGAATCGAGGCTTCCCCATCGTCATCCGCCGTTGCGTAG
- a CDS encoding dihydroorotate dehydrogenase-like protein, which yields MNLATRYMGLSLQNPLIASASPLTGELDAIRRLEDAEAGAVVLPSIFEEQIRAEQERWERLTAAGTESFPEALTYFPDPSAYRVGPDRYLELIREAVEAVDIPIVASLNGVTSEGWISYAQGIEEAGADGLELNIYFLATDLSEEGQAVEERYLQIVRTVRAEVSLPLAVKLLPAFSSLGNMARRLIEAGAQALVLFNRFYQPEIDLAALRLVDDLVLSHRSQTRLPLFWIRHLRGQIDGSLAASSGVESAREAIQYLLAGADVVMTTSALLREGIPHMKRLVGGLRDWMEEHGFVSVDAIRGLLSREHLAKTEPAARARYIDILQRYPAEQGLWD from the coding sequence ATGAACCTCGCGACCCGCTACATGGGCCTTTCCCTCCAGAACCCGCTGATCGCGTCGGCCTCTCCCCTGACCGGGGAGCTAGACGCGATCCGCCGGCTGGAAGATGCGGAGGCGGGGGCGGTGGTCCTCCCCTCGATCTTCGAGGAGCAGATCCGGGCCGAGCAGGAACGCTGGGAGCGGCTCACCGCCGCGGGAACCGAGAGCTTCCCCGAGGCGCTCACCTACTTTCCCGATCCGTCCGCCTACCGGGTGGGGCCCGACCGCTACCTTGAGCTGATCCGGGAGGCGGTGGAGGCAGTGGACATCCCGATCGTGGCCAGCCTCAACGGGGTGACGAGCGAGGGGTGGATCTCCTACGCCCAAGGGATCGAGGAGGCGGGGGCCGACGGCCTCGAGCTCAACATCTACTTCCTTGCCACCGATCTTTCCGAGGAGGGCCAGGCCGTGGAAGAGCGCTACCTCCAGATCGTCCGGACGGTCCGGGCGGAAGTTTCGCTCCCGCTTGCGGTCAAGCTCCTCCCGGCGTTCAGCTCCCTCGGGAACATGGCTCGCCGCCTGATCGAGGCGGGAGCCCAGGCGCTCGTCCTCTTCAACCGCTTCTACCAGCCCGAGATCGACCTCGCCGCGCTTCGCCTCGTCGATGACCTGGTCTTGAGCCACCGGAGCCAGACGCGCCTCCCCCTCTTCTGGATTCGCCACCTCCGCGGCCAGATCGACGGCTCCCTGGCCGCGAGCAGCGGGGTCGAGAGTGCCCGGGAGGCGATTCAATATCTCCTTGCGGGAGCCGATGTCGTGATGACCACCTCCGCCCTCCTGCGGGAGGGGATTCCGCACATGAAGCGCTTGGTGGGCGGCCTCCGCGACTGGATGGAAGAGCACGGATTCGTCTCCGTGGACGCGATCCGGGGGCTCTTGAGCCGGGAGCATCTGGCCAAGACCGAACCGGCGGCCCGCGCCCGCTACATCGACATCCTCCAGCGTTATCCGGCGGAGCAGGGGCTGTGGGATTGA